One window from the genome of Enterobacteriaceae bacterium Kacie_13 encodes:
- the tssM gene encoding type VI secretion system membrane subunit TssM: MFKISKPGFLRALKPTLKPAMPRLKISVLIVVIIVWVLSLVWIWWKGPSWTPGQQHPLAPQANRWLATSVWILIALAWLTWRVIKRLQHLETFQRQQRQHEKDPQSLEVHQQQRHLDHWLLRLQRHLARRNYIYHLPWYIVIGTAESGKSTLLREGYSSDTIYVPEKVRGENNGVWHIAPHVGEHAVIFDINGALIEQPVSGQKDANVHSRLWNHWLGWLSQNRPRQPLNGIILTLDLPELLTATKHQRERQLTVLRQRLQDIRQQLHCELPVYIVLTKLDLLYGFAPLFQPLEKQQREAILGVTFTEGSHDNDRWRDELQTFWREWIRRFNQALPDLLLSHVEASQRSMLFSFNRQMNGIIEHLEALLSSLLAGDNMSVMLRGVYLTSSLQRGQVDDMFIQSAAAQYRLGQTARSSWPMVVTQPYFTRDLFPQVLLAEPNLAGENRVWLSKTRRRRALFSIIGAAGAVACIAGWHHYYNSNYHAGVTVLAQAKSFMDIPPPQGIDELGNLQLPLLNPMRDATLAYGDYREHSVLTDMALYQGIKIGPYVEKTYLQLLEQRFLPSLLNGLIKDLNAAPPGSEKKLAVLRVIRMLEDKSGRDNKVVKQYMSQRWSENFHGQRELQTQLMSHLDYALDHTDWHARRANGDSDAVNRFVPYDKPIAAAQRELSKLSIYQRVYQSLRSKAQGVLPADLNLRDQIGPSFDKVFVANKEEDLAIPQFLTRYGLQSYFVKQRDSLVELTALDSWVLNITKNVTFSDTDREEIQRHITGQYVSDYTATWQAGMNNLDIREYEDMQEVTDALEQIISGDQPFYRALQTLRDNTQLPPPPASLPDKAREELMSSLDFQLLTRLGREFAPENSVLTETKEKESTLQAVYQQLTELHRYLLAIQNSPVPGKSALKAVQMRLDQNNSDPIFATRQMAKTLPAPLNRWVGKLADQAWHVVMIEAVHYMEVEWNDKVVKTFNDQLADRYPFNPNATQDTSLDAFNRFFKPDGVLDSFYQQNLKLFIENKLTWGEDGEVLIRPDVQQQLETAQKIRETFFTQQSALGTQFAVEATELSSNKRRSVLNMDGQLLDYSHGRNYTAHLVWPNTMRDGTESKLTLVGNDSGSPRSISFKGPWAQFRLIDAGSLTNVDDGSFDVRFNVDGGYMSYRVHFDTQDNPFTGGLFSEFTLPDTLY; this comes from the coding sequence GTGTTCAAAATATCAAAGCCTGGCTTTCTCCGGGCATTAAAACCTACGCTCAAACCCGCCATGCCGCGGTTAAAAATCTCTGTTCTGATCGTAGTGATCATCGTCTGGGTATTATCCCTGGTCTGGATCTGGTGGAAAGGCCCGTCATGGACGCCCGGACAACAACATCCCCTGGCTCCGCAGGCTAACCGCTGGCTGGCCACGTCTGTCTGGATTCTCATCGCTCTTGCATGGCTGACATGGCGGGTTATAAAACGTCTTCAGCATCTGGAGACGTTTCAGCGACAACAGCGTCAGCATGAGAAAGATCCGCAGAGTCTGGAAGTTCACCAGCAACAACGCCATCTCGATCATTGGCTGTTACGTTTGCAACGGCATCTGGCACGGCGTAATTACATTTATCATCTTCCGTGGTACATCGTCATTGGTACGGCAGAAAGTGGTAAAAGTACGCTGCTGCGCGAAGGTTATTCTTCCGACACGATTTATGTGCCGGAGAAAGTACGTGGCGAAAATAACGGCGTCTGGCATATCGCGCCGCATGTCGGTGAACATGCCGTCATTTTTGACATTAACGGTGCTCTGATTGAGCAACCGGTCAGCGGTCAGAAGGACGCTAACGTTCACAGTCGCTTGTGGAATCACTGGCTCGGCTGGCTGAGTCAGAACCGCCCCCGTCAGCCACTTAACGGTATTATTCTTACACTGGATTTACCCGAACTGCTGACCGCAACCAAACATCAGCGCGAGCGTCAGCTGACAGTATTACGTCAGCGACTGCAGGATATCCGCCAGCAGCTGCACTGTGAGCTGCCGGTCTATATAGTCCTCACCAAACTGGACTTATTGTACGGCTTCGCCCCGCTATTCCAGCCGCTGGAAAAGCAACAGCGGGAGGCTATTCTCGGCGTCACTTTTACTGAAGGTTCTCACGATAACGATCGCTGGCGCGATGAGCTACAGACCTTCTGGCGGGAATGGATACGGCGTTTTAATCAGGCACTGCCCGATCTCTTGCTAAGCCACGTGGAAGCCAGTCAGCGCAGTATGTTGTTCAGTTTTAATCGTCAGATGAACGGGATTATCGAACATCTGGAAGCATTACTTAGCAGCCTGCTCGCAGGCGATAATATGTCAGTCATGCTGCGCGGGGTTTATCTCACCTCTTCGCTTCAGCGCGGTCAGGTCGACGATATGTTCATTCAGTCAGCCGCCGCTCAGTATCGTCTGGGCCAGACTGCACGCTCTTCGTGGCCGATGGTCGTTACCCAACCTTATTTTACCCGCGATTTGTTCCCACAAGTGTTGCTGGCAGAACCCAATCTGGCAGGGGAAAACCGCGTCTGGCTGAGTAAAACGCGTCGCCGCCGGGCGCTGTTTTCTATCATCGGCGCCGCTGGCGCCGTAGCCTGTATCGCGGGCTGGCATCATTACTACAATTCCAACTATCACGCGGGTGTCACCGTGCTGGCTCAGGCAAAATCCTTTATGGATATCCCACCGCCTCAAGGCATTGATGAGCTGGGTAATCTTCAGCTTCCCCTGCTTAATCCGATGCGCGACGCCACGCTGGCCTATGGTGATTATCGTGAACACAGCGTCCTCACCGATATGGCGCTGTATCAGGGCATCAAAATCGGGCCTTATGTTGAGAAAACTTATCTGCAGTTGCTCGAACAACGCTTCTTACCGTCACTGCTGAACGGGCTGATAAAAGACCTGAACGCCGCACCGCCGGGGAGCGAGAAGAAGCTCGCCGTCCTGCGCGTCATCCGCATGCTGGAAGACAAAAGCGGGCGTGATAATAAAGTCGTCAAACAATATATGTCGCAACGCTGGAGCGAAAACTTCCACGGTCAGCGCGAACTTCAGACACAACTCATGTCGCATTTAGATTACGCACTGGATCACACCGACTGGCATGCGCGACGCGCAAACGGAGATAGCGATGCGGTGAACCGCTTCGTTCCTTATGACAAGCCAATTGCCGCCGCTCAGCGCGAACTGAGCAAACTCTCCATTTATCAGCGTGTTTATCAAAGCCTGAGATCGAAAGCGCAGGGCGTACTCCCGGCAGATCTCAACCTGCGGGATCAAATCGGGCCGAGCTTCGATAAAGTGTTTGTGGCAAATAAAGAAGAAGATCTGGCGATCCCACAGTTCCTGACCCGATATGGGCTGCAAAGCTATTTTGTGAAGCAACGGGACAGTTTGGTCGAGCTCACAGCCCTTGACAGCTGGGTGCTCAATATAACCAAAAACGTCACCTTCAGTGATACCGACCGCGAAGAGATCCAGCGACACATCACCGGGCAGTATGTCAGTGACTACACTGCCACATGGCAGGCAGGGATGAATAATCTGGATATCCGCGAATACGAAGATATGCAGGAAGTCACTGATGCGTTGGAACAGATCATCAGCGGTGATCAACCATTCTACCGTGCACTGCAAACACTGAGAGATAACACCCAGCTTCCACCACCGCCGGCCAGTCTGCCGGATAAAGCGCGGGAAGAGCTGATGTCCTCACTAGACTTCCAGCTACTGACCCGCCTGGGCCGTGAATTTGCGCCTGAAAATAGTGTACTGACCGAGACAAAAGAGAAGGAAAGTACCTTGCAGGCAGTTTATCAGCAACTGACTGAACTGCACCGTTACCTGCTGGCTATCCAGAACTCACCAGTACCGGGTAAATCAGCCCTGAAGGCCGTACAGATGCGGCTGGATCAGAACAACAGCGATCCGATCTTCGCCACCCGCCAGATGGCCAAAACCCTGCCAGCCCCGCTTAACCGCTGGGTCGGAAAGCTCGCCGATCAGGCGTGGCACGTGGTGATGATCGAAGCCGTTCACTACATGGAAGTTGAGTGGAATGACAAAGTGGTCAAAACGTTTAATGACCAGCTGGCAGACCGATACCCGTTTAACCCGAACGCCACGCAGGATACCTCCCTCGATGCGTTCAACCGCTTCTTCAAACCCGATGGCGTGCTCGACAGCTTCTATCAGCAGAACCTGAAACTGTTTATCGAGAACAAACTTACCTGGGGAGAAGACGGCGAGGTGCTGATCCGCCCTGACGTACAACAACAGCTGGAAACCGCGCAAAAAATCCGTGAAACCTTCTTTACGCAGCAAAGCGCACTCGGCACCCAGTTTGCTGTCGAGGCCACCGAATTGTCTTCCAACAAACGCCGCAGCGTTCTGAATATGGACGGACAGTTGCTGGATTACAGTCACGGCCGCAACTACACCGCACATCTCGTCTGGCCAAACACCATGCGTGACGGCACCGAAAGCAAACTGACGCTGGTCGGCAACGACAGCGGCTCTCCACGCAGCATCAGTTTCAAAGGACCCTGGGCACAGTTCCGCCTGATTGACGCCGGTAGCCTGACCAACGTAGATGACGGATCGTTTGACGTTCGCTTTAACGTTGACGGGGGCTATATGAGCTACCGCGTTCATTTCGATACGCAGGACAACCCGTTCACTGGCGGACTTTTCAGCGAATTCACCCTGCCTGACACACTGTATTAA
- the tssA gene encoding type VI secretion system protein TssA, with product MDIQTSGTWHGHIIASLPEEKIRSAMSETDPDWEYIDGEMVKLGSLAHGQLDIAKIQQKALKLLATESKDFRLMVHLLRTLQHGGKASELLLALQLLTQYIEQFWLPAWPQNIAHKNRFAQQVIKRFEKMAFSFASDADQAQQDTMLREFAHLSQLWRKAENESLAGAADELFSLYQRRIQEQAANAAARQAASAQSQTESDIGDISQPQSARSVAAVNVETHDDKSWRQTLLKVADVLCERHPQSSTGYRLRRHALWQNITSAPQGENGGRTLLAAFPADMMADYQARLLTANHELWEQVENSLLLAPYWFDGHRLSSRIASQLGYFDTAAAIRDELHLFINRIPVLRNLHFTDLTPFLGEQTQEWLDEDRASKAVSGVSAAHDDETNNIWQCFCDEGLAPALHLLDQLAQQSPEPRQQFYHQYLGAQLLEKAGMTASAFAQYKTLHQTARQITLSGWEPTLLEQLEEKITTDQ from the coding sequence ATGGATATACAGACATCAGGCACATGGCACGGGCATATTATTGCTTCGCTACCGGAAGAGAAGATCCGCTCTGCAATGAGCGAAACCGATCCAGACTGGGAGTACATTGACGGCGAAATGGTCAAGCTGGGATCTCTGGCACACGGCCAGTTAGACATCGCAAAAATCCAACAGAAGGCATTGAAATTACTGGCGACGGAAAGTAAAGATTTTCGCCTGATGGTTCACCTGCTGCGCACGCTGCAACATGGCGGCAAAGCCTCTGAGCTTCTTTTGGCTCTGCAACTGCTCACCCAATATATTGAACAATTTTGGCTACCCGCATGGCCGCAAAACATTGCTCATAAAAATCGTTTTGCACAACAGGTGATTAAACGCTTCGAGAAAATGGCCTTCAGCTTTGCCAGCGATGCAGATCAGGCACAGCAGGATACGATGCTGCGGGAATTTGCCCATCTGTCGCAGCTTTGGAGAAAAGCGGAAAATGAATCATTGGCCGGAGCGGCAGACGAACTCTTTTCGCTCTATCAACGCCGCATTCAGGAGCAGGCCGCAAATGCCGCCGCCCGACAGGCAGCGTCTGCGCAGTCGCAGACAGAAAGTGATATAGGCGACATCAGCCAGCCCCAAAGTGCGCGCTCCGTCGCTGCAGTTAACGTCGAAACTCATGACGATAAATCATGGCGCCAGACGCTGCTGAAGGTCGCAGATGTGCTTTGCGAACGCCATCCCCAAAGTTCAACAGGTTATCGGCTGCGCCGTCATGCGCTCTGGCAAAACATCACTTCTGCACCGCAGGGTGAAAACGGCGGGCGAACCTTACTGGCGGCCTTTCCCGCGGATATGATGGCGGATTATCAGGCCAGACTCCTGACGGCAAATCATGAGTTATGGGAGCAAGTCGAAAACAGCCTGTTACTGGCGCCCTATTGGTTTGACGGGCATCGCCTTTCATCCCGTATCGCCAGCCAGCTGGGTTATTTCGACACAGCCGCTGCGATCCGCGACGAACTCCATCTTTTCATCAATCGCATCCCTGTATTAAGGAACTTGCACTTTACCGATCTCACACCATTTCTGGGTGAACAAACCCAGGAATGGCTGGACGAAGACCGTGCCTCGAAAGCCGTTTCGGGTGTGTCAGCAGCGCATGATGATGAAACCAATAATATCTGGCAGTGCTTCTGCGACGAGGGGCTGGCACCGGCTCTACACCTTCTTGACCAACTTGCGCAACAATCTCCCGAACCACGTCAGCAGTTTTACCACCAATACCTCGGCGCGCAGCTTTTGGAAAAAGCCGGTATGACTGCATCTGCGTTTGCGCAATACAAAACTCTGCACCAGACGGCACGCCAGATAACGTTGTCCGGTTGGGAACCGACCTTGCTTGAACAATTAGAAGAAAAAATCACGACGGATCAGTGA
- the tagO gene encoding type VI secretion system-associated protein TagO: MRGVILASLLLPLVSGQALCEIAKPELSPAESTLQAMNACRIEPASLERLDCYDRLLTPTYPDFSGALVKAQVQGEAWRRAFAQEAQREDHSTQFLTRQTESEPPSMVITTPALGILPPRPVLMFSCIDNITRMQIALPTPLNGQPELVLTTEKIHINAHWFLRENDSLLESSRGLPGIDEIKQLFGAKTLTVAFPPSAQGTSANRKTVFPSLTFNISELEKNLAPMRVACHWAD, encoded by the coding sequence ATGCGTGGAGTGATATTGGCCAGCCTGTTGCTGCCACTTGTCTCAGGTCAGGCACTCTGCGAAATCGCTAAGCCGGAACTGAGCCCGGCAGAATCAACGCTTCAGGCAATGAATGCCTGCCGGATTGAGCCGGCGTCGCTTGAACGCCTCGATTGCTATGACCGTCTGCTTACCCCCACGTATCCAGATTTTTCCGGTGCGCTGGTCAAGGCGCAGGTTCAGGGAGAAGCCTGGCGGCGGGCGTTCGCACAGGAGGCGCAGCGGGAGGACCATTCGACTCAATTTCTAACCCGGCAAACCGAAAGTGAACCCCCCTCAATGGTGATCACCACGCCCGCGCTGGGGATCCTTCCTCCCAGGCCGGTATTGATGTTCAGCTGTATCGACAACATCACCCGTATGCAAATCGCCTTACCGACCCCGCTCAATGGCCAACCGGAACTGGTGCTGACCACGGAAAAAATCCACATTAATGCCCATTGGTTCCTGCGCGAAAACGACTCGCTGCTGGAATCCAGCCGGGGTCTTCCGGGTATTGATGAGATTAAACAGCTATTCGGTGCAAAAACGTTGACGGTGGCATTTCCGCCCTCCGCTCAGGGGACATCAGCCAACAGAAAGACGGTTTTTCCCTCACTGACGTTCAACATCAGTGAACTGGAAAAAAACCTCGCACCAATGAGAGTTGCCTGCCACTGGGCCGACTAG